A genomic stretch from Primulina huaijiensis isolate GDHJ02 chromosome 14, ASM1229523v2, whole genome shotgun sequence includes:
- the LOC140957950 gene encoding uncharacterized protein produces the protein MLEKPRYEWTSEDKKKANLDNVAKDILYKTLDKNTFNKIKMCPTAKEIWEKLIQIREGNEETKENKLSVAMQKFENMKIKAGETMNEFDERFSSLVNELSALGNDFGNREVALKVMRALPRE, from the coding sequence ATGCTGGAAAAACCAAGATATGAATGGACAAGTGAGGACAAGAAGAAAGCCAATCTTGACAACGTTGCAAaggacattctgtacaagacactggacaaaAATACCTTcaacaaaatcaagatgtgtccTACTGCCAAGGAAATCTGGGAAAAATTGATTCAGATCCGTGAAGGAAACGAAGAAACTAAGGAAAACAAACTTTCCGTAGCCATGCAGAAGTTTGAGAATATGAAGATCAAGGCTGGAGAAACAatgaatgagtttgatgaacgctTCAGCAGCCTTGTAAATGAACTCTCAGCTCTTGGAAATGATTTTGGCAACAGGGAAGTTGCATTAAAGGTAATGAGAGCACTACCCAGAGAATGA